In Amblyomma americanum isolate KBUSLIRL-KWMA chromosome 8, ASM5285725v1, whole genome shotgun sequence, the DNA window gagggacgccgtactgaagggctccggaaatttctgccacctggggttctttaacgagcactgacatcgcacagtacaagggcttctggaatttcatctccatcgaaattcggcagcCTTGACCTGGATTagacacgcgtctttcgggtcagcagccaagcgccataaccaatgaggcACCGCCGCGGCAAATATGTACCCTTTACATTACTGTTAAAACAAAAGGTAGTGCGGCCCAGGTAGGCGCTTACATAAGCATGTTCCAACGAGCAGTCCTAGATATACTCATGACCTCCTCCTACTGTTTGTGGTAACATCGACACCAGTTCAGACCATTCGGACAACCTCCCCAGAGTCTCTCAATTTGCTCTGGGCAGGTATTTGTTACCTCGCTGTCTTCCCTGCCGGAGACTCGTGGCGGTGGACAAATCGGCAGCCATGCTCAGATTTGCCGCAGAGAAGTACCCGCATCCAAAGATCGACTACCTCCCTCTCGACATCTCGCAAGACGTGGACGAATTCGTGGACAGACAAGGCCAGTTCCAGCGGGTGTACTCTTTCCTAACCCTCCACTGGGTAAGGGACCAAGGGCGTGCCATCCGCAACATCGAGAATTTGATGGCGGCCGGAGGAGAGTGCATCTTGCTCTTTAAGACGAGCTCGCACTTCTTCCATCTCTTCGCTGCAATGATGAACTCTCCACGTTGGGAAAAGTACAGCCAGGCAAGTTTTATACTTTTTGACAAGCATGGATGCCTCGTGGTCAACATAGAGGTGCGGGCACATAGAAGAATATAGCGGCAGACCTACCTTGACTTGCTTTCGCTTATAAAGCTTCCGATTATATTCGACGACGGAATGCCGTACGGCTGTACGCCCGTTGCAACTTCCACCTTCTACTGAACGAAGAAGTTACTTATATGACAACCGATGTGCCCTCCCTGCAACTGAGAAACCCCGTTCACTACAGCTTGGACTATATGACCAAAGGCATACAAATTTTTTATACAACTGGCTTATCCCTAGTCCACGCGTGTAGTGGTCTAAATTGGAAGTTCTTGGCTCTGGGAAAATGTGAACGAGGGAGTCTTCAACTCCGACCTGATATAAAGTCGACGAGAAATGAAACTCCGTTCTGTCGATGGCACAGCATTCCAACATCGTGTTTCGGCTTTCGGGTTGTCTCCCAACTTTTTAAATGGCAGTGTTAGGTTAACTTGTGCCACAATGCATCCCAAAACCTAACACACACATTAATTATTTGCGCGGTGTTAACTTCTTCTGTAAGAAAGGGTGTAAAAAAATTTCTCTTCAGCAAAAGCATTCGAATTAACGCCTTACGCGCCTTACGCTCGGTGCTTGTTACTTGAAGAAGTTTTTTCAGCGCCACATAAACGACAACGACACAGAAACACGTACAAGGGACGTTATCGTATATGTAGCGCCGAAAAGACTTCTTCAAGAAACCATGCTTCGATAACTAGCCCCACAATGCGTTTTCCTAAGGGCGTGTTACCGTTTAGGGAGCAAAAACGCAGACCTACTCTATTGCATTACGAAATCTACTGAAACGAACGCCTTTTAATCTGCTATTTTTCTTTCTAATCAAATCCCGTCTATTCCCAATTTACCGTGCTGCGTAACCGAACGTTGTCCGACTTTAAATTGAGAGAATGGAATCATGCCGACGCAAACGGCGGTCTGTTTTATCGTCAAAAAAGTCTTTCGCGCAGGCTTCCCTGTAAAGTATGCCTTATGCTGTTGGCCGCCACCGGTGAGCATTAGTACTTCATGCGGCACTTGTGTTGTGTACTTTATTCGCCCTTTATTCGTTTGAAACAAATCTTCACTATACCCAAAAGAAAGCCGATTTCGTCGTGCGTtaccggttgaccttcaagtgagccagaggtcaacgtggctataggccttattatatgtggtccaccatggtgtcgcgccacttgacctttgaccttgacctttggccTTTGGATTCGCCGGTAGAAGGCGGTAGAATAAGCTGCGGTGTTCATTGgggaccaacctctcgcaatcaaccatgaatttaaccgccacctgggaGGGTGGGTGCACTGCCTatacagtgtgcggaacgcactgatCGCTAGGGGCGCCAAGCTGCGTCTAGGTGCCCGATACACCGCATATTTCGCTCtccaaccaggttcagcagtagttaaaccgcagctaattttcgCGCTGGGTGTATCCTTTCAAAATTACTATTTCAGCATTATTTTTGCTGAAGGTTTGGATTTTTTATATCACTATCATAATGGCCCGTACGACAATAATTTGTATAAAAAACCAAATAACATTTTAGCATTAGAATTCCACACACGCATTTACGAACAGAACGGAGAACATATTTTGACAAAACTTTACAAGCGGATTAGCCACATGCCGGTGCACATGAACATTACAGGAGCGTCCAGAATAGTATAGGCTCTCCGAAAGCAAGGTATAATAACCATTGTGCCTTCTTTTTTCACACCGCCTTCGCCTTATATCTGATCAAAAGGGGCTGCTCTGCTTCGAAGAACGCTGCCAGATGATCCCTTGTCCTC includes these proteins:
- the LOC144101767 gene encoding juvenile hormone acid O-methyltransferase-like, which encodes MAHSEVETLLEVLEQPDVYDRNAHRHEKAVAEILDTFHKAFRPCENEQQQYIDVGCGPGGFTKGYLLPRCLPCRRLVAVDKSAAMLRFAAEKYPHPKIDYLPLDISQDVDEFVDRQGQFQRVYSFLTLHWVRDQGRAIRNIENLMAAGGECILLFKTSSHFFHLFAAMMNSPRWEKYSQASFILFDKHGCLVVNIEVRAHRRI